The nucleotide sequence CCGCCGCCGCGCGGCACCTCGAGCACGTAATCGCCGGACGGGTCGTCATGCGTCAGCGCACGCGCGCCGCAAAATGCGGTGACGCCATGCGCTGCGGTCAGCACGAGCGCACTCGCGGCCGCGCACACGATATCATCGCCACGATCGGCGAAGCCGGCATGACCGCTGACGGTCAACTTGACGATCGTGCCCTTCGGCGAGCGCTCGCATCGCACGATGAGACTGGGCTTACGCGAGCGAGATCTTCTCAATCCGGAGTTCGGTGATGGGCTGGCGATGGCCATGACGGGTTCTCACGCGCTTCTTCGGCTTGTAGCGGAAAGCCATGACCTTGGCGGCTAAGCCTTGCCGGACGACGCGAGCGCTCACGCTGGCGTTTTGGACGAGTGGCGAGCCGACGATGAGGTCCTTGCCGTCGTGCGCGAGCACGACGCGGTCGAACACGATTTCCGCGTCGGCGTCGCCGGCGATGCGGTCGAGGCGCAAAATCTCGCCTTCCTTAACCTTGAGGTGTCGGCCATTTGCTTCGATGACGGCGTACATGGGAGTAGGTTGTGACCTTTCGAATAGCTTCGATACAGACGCTCAATCGTACCACGAGGGGCAGTTGAGCGTCA is from Candidatus Eremiobacteraceae bacterium and encodes:
- a CDS encoding ribosomal-processing cysteine protease Prp, whose amino-acid sequence is MRRSRSRKPSLIVRCERSPKGTIVKLTVSGHAGFADRGDDIVCAAASALVLTAAHGVTAFCGARALTHDDPSGDYVLEVPRGGG
- the rplU gene encoding 50S ribosomal protein L21, encoding MYAVIEANGRHLKVKEGEILRLDRIAGDADAEIVFDRVVLAHDGKDLIVGSPLVQNASVSARVVRQGLAAKVMAFRYKPKKRVRTRHGHRQPITELRIEKISLA